ctagccaccttatgcatcaagtgcatgtcagtcggtggaactagtctcatgtaagcgtacatgtaaggtcggtctgggccgcttcatcccacaatgccgccgaatcaagataagactagtaacggcaagcaaattgaccaaatcatcgcccacaactactttgtcttctactcatgcatagaatctacgcatagacctagctcatgatgccactgatagtgaacgtagtaataattcaaaaaaattcctacgtgtcaccaagatcaatctaggagatactagcaacgagagagagggagtgcatcttcatacccttgaagatcgctaagcggaagcgttacaagaacgcggttgatggagtcgtactcgcggcgattcaaatcgcggaagatccgatctagcgccgaacggacggcgcctccgcgttcaacacacgtacaacccggggacgcctcctccttcttgatccagcaaggggggaggagaagttgagggagagctccggcagcacgacgacgtggtggtggagcttgcagttctccggcagggcttcaccaagcactacggaggaggaggtgttggagagggggagggctgcgccagggaaggggtgcggctgccctcccacccccgtctatttatagggtgaaggggaaagggggccggcccccttagatcccatctaggggaaggcaggggggggggggacttgcccccgaAGTTTGatgggaggcgcccccaccccctagggtttccaaccctaggcgccttgggcccttgggggggagggggcacaccagcccactaggggggtGGTTCCCACCCTTGTTCAGCCCATTAAGTCCCCCAggggcaggtggccccacccagtggacccccggACACCTTTTGGTGGTCCCGGTAGAATACAGATAacccttgaaaccattccggtgactgaaactggacttcccatatataattcttcacctccggaccattccggaactcctcgtgatgtccgggatctcatccgggactccgaacaaccttcggtaaccacatacaatttcccataacaactctagcatcaccgaaccttaagtgtttagaccctacggattcgggaaccatgcagacatgaccgagacgctctCCGGcgaataaccaacaacgggatctagatacccatgttggctcccacatgttccacgatgatctcatcggatgaaccacgatgtcggggattcaatcaatcccgtatgcaattccctttgtccatcggtatgttacttgcccgagattcgatcgtcggtatccccatacctcgttcaatctcgttaccggaaagtctctttactcgttctgtaacgcatgatcccatgactaactccttagtcacattgagctcattatgatgatgcattaccgagtgggcccagagatacctctccgtcatacggagtgacaaatcccagtcttgattcgtgcctacccaacagacactttcggagatacctgtagtgcacctttatagccacccagttacgttgtgacgtttggtacacccaaagcatttctacggtattcgggagttgcacaatctcatggtctaaggaaacgatacttgacattagaaaagctctagcaaaacgaactacacgatcttgtgctatgcttaggattgggtcttgtccatcacatcattctcataatgatgtgatcccgttatcaatgacatccaatgtccatggtcagaaaaccacaaccatctattgatcaacgagctagtcaactagaggcttactagggacatatcacggtctatgcattcacacatgtattactgtttccggttaatacaattatagcatgaacaacagacaattatcatgaacaaggaaatataataataaccactttattattgcctctagggcatgtttCCAACATTATTCAGTTAACATTCGAACATCTATGAGACTAGGAGCTGAAGCGCACTTTGCCACACTAGTTTTTTTTCTATAGGGTTTATTTGTTGGTTGTGCATTTGATCGAGGGTCTTTTTCTGTCATTGTTTTTGTGGTTTTGGTATATGTGGCTGCCATGCGAGAGATCTATGGAAGAGTAGATATGGTTGAAGAGCCGACACATAGATGGGCGGGCATCTAGTAAATGTGACAGATTTGGTCCAACAAACTCTATATACGAACAATGATACTTTACATTGCTTGTTTCACCTTGTCCTTTTGTTGTGTTCTATTCCAGAAAGATCCCGCAACCTATAGTTCTTAGGTTTGTGGCAATGGAGTCCTCCCTGCATTGTGGTTTTAGGAATCAACTAAGGAATAATGTTTGTCTCAACTTTTGTGCGGTTACAAATCAATTGGTTTGATTGTTTTTGTTGGAGACATAAGCCGGATGAGAGATGGAAGATCTTTAAACATAGTACTATGCAATCCATCACAAGTATAATTGGTAGGGGCAGTATATAGAGAATGATGACACAAGTTACATAGTAATTGCGAGATTACGAAAGAGAGACAACCGATTCATAATGACTGTGATGTTGATGCATCATGCGTCTCACAAACGATGACAGTGTGCCAACAGCATTGGAAATCATGCTTAGCAGTGTTGCTAGTTTACTATTAAACCCACACTAAGTGTCTAAAATATAAAATAAGAACACAAAATATCAATATAGGCAAAATTAAATGAGTAAAAATGAGCACATATCATGTCATATGTAGTACTTGAACTATTTGAGCATCCTCGGAGTACTCTACACACATCATGCACATTTATTCTCCAACCAAAAGCATCTGACCCTTCCAAATATAACATGTTCCATCCAGAAATACCCAATGGATCTTCAATGCACATTATCCAAATTAAAAAAACAACAACAAGGTCAAACATTTCTGAAACTTTTTTCATAACAAACATGGTCTAGTGTTATACTCACATGTAATATTTTGAGAAGGAATGACTTTCGTTGTATTCTTTGtgagaaaacaaaacaaagtcaatctatacctactaataatgGGAAGTGCATTTCTCTGAATTTTTGGTCCATTCACCGTATTGAATTGTCTTCTCCTGTTCCTACGTCAGGTGGTACTAAAAAAATTGTTCGTCCATGCATAAATAATTTTTCAGACTGGACCTCTAAACCGTGCAGTCAAGGGGCCTGCTCCGCATTTTCTTCTTCGATTGAGCCACATGGAGCCAGTCCCCTACGTGAGCCAAGGGGCCTAAAAACCATCAACACAGTAAGTTGGCTATTCTATTATCATTAAATAGTACCACCTCGTCGCCTTAGAACCAAAACCACCAATTTATATACGTCTTGGAGTTATCTGTTATTTATGAACCCAATAAGTCGGCTTGGGAATAAATAAAcggaagatgaggatgatgatgtgAGAAGAAGAGAAAGAGTGCCGCTAAAGGAAGGAAGGAATATAACATCCTATGTGGTCTAATTAAGGGGTGCGCAATTAAATGGCTTGCTGCATAATTAAAGAAGGTTGCACGCTGCGCATATTGGGATTGGCTTGCTACATAATTAAAGGAGGTTGCACGCAGGGCATATTGAGATTCAGGAAGTGGAGGGCAATTAATGGCGGTGGACGAAAGATTGCAGCTACTTGTCTAGAGTACTAGAGGAGCTCTTTGAGGGAGAGAAAGAGGACAGTAGGGCTGGAGAGACGGGAATACGTGGATGCATGAGATGGGTAACAATGTTTCCCGTTGTAACGCACGATCATTTGTGCTAGTAGTATATAAAAGGTACTCTTGAAGCTTTTGGTAGTTATCATTTTTTTGCCCGAAGTCCACAaaagccattttctcgtgaaatTTCACATATGATATAACACAAGATCATGTTTGttagaaaaacagaaaaaattgattttttattttttatttaaaTTCTTATTTGGGTCCGTGTAGACCCATGTGTCAAAACTCTGCATCAGTGTTCCACCCCCAAGTGTGGTAGTGAAAAGATCTAGATCCAAAAAAAATCTATACGTGGATGCGTTGGACAtctaaatttgaaaaaaaaaactaatTTACCATGCTAGTAATTCATCATGCTCCCCCCTTCCAAAATATATGGTGTATTTTTTCATGAAAGTTAAGCATGTGCATGTGTGACTAGGTTTATAGGACAAATAACAACATCTAGAATACCAAACAAGTAAAGtataaaaatatattttcatAATGAACCAAATGGTATtgatttggtattgtagatattaGTATTTTTCTTTATAACCCTGGTCAATACATATGGAAGTTTAACTTTTCAAGAAAAATACTATTTATACTTTGGAATGGAGGAGTATATCATTAACTGTATAGAGGCCTATCAATCCCCATGTGTAAAACACTCCATATTATAGCGGGATCATTGTGCACTACCATCTTGCAAATGCCCGTCACAAGCATGTGGACATCCATACAAACCGAGATGCCTGATTTCTTGCACACTAGTCCTCTCTTGTTTAGATCCATGTATAGAATTAGAACAACATAATTTAATTTCTAGTTTCGTTCAGTCGTCATACAAATGATATCATTATTCATCTAACATTCGAACATTTGAGCAAGAAGGAGCAGAAGCGTGCTTTGGCGTGCTACTTTTTTCAGGGTATATCTGTTGGTTGGTTGTTCGCTAGTGTACCATCGGTTTTGGTGTGGGTGGGCGTGGTGCGTGAAATCCATCGAAAGCGTATATATGGTTGAAAAGTGTGTAGCTGTACAATATATGAATACTTCACAACCTTATATTGTAGTTTCAAATGATGTAAAATGGTGCGTAATTATTTGTAAAGATGTGCAGGTCTAGATGTCTATTTGTTCTAAAGTAGAGAGCTCAAAAGATAAGTAATAATAACCAGATAGTTAAAATGCTGAAAACAACTAACCTAACAGCTAAACTTCAAAGTCCAATGGGCCTAATGGCTTTACTCGAAAATATGGTAAGACAAAGTGCTAAATTGCAACATTGTGTTAAGTTGGAGGACTCAAGCATGAACCAAAGGGACTTGTACATAAATATGATAAGTCAGAAATATGAAATGGAACTTACTAAAGGGATAAGGTTCCTTGTCCTATCTTTTTTTTGGTTATGAATCGACTGGTTTAATTTGGTTGGAGACATAAACATAATAAGAGATGAAATAATTTCAAGATCATGGCATATTTGCTCTATCTTTTTACCGAAAATATTCTGCACTAGCAATTCCATAATGAATACAAGTTAGAGGTTATATATGGAGAATGTGACACGAATTACCCAGTGATAGCAGGACTGAGTGGGACAAATTACAATCAATTTGTAATAATTGGGATGTCAACGCATTATGCGCCACACCAATCATTACACCGTGCCAACTACATCCAAAGATGTGCTTAGATGTGTAGCTAGTTGACACTAGTTGTGCAAAATATTAAACAAAAAAAATCTAAGAATATCAATATAACTTTTTTGTAAAAAATATACGAAAAATGAGTACTGATCATGGCATATGTAGTAACTGAATTATTTGAGTATCTCCAGAGCACTCTACATCGAGATTGGATCACACATCATGTTGGAATTATAGTGCCAGTCTAGTTAAAAAATCACAATAATTCAAAATAAATCCTAGAAGCCCACTGACGCATGACAAGTAGTGGAACTTTAGTCCAACATTGAGGAGTTAGGTCAAATATAATGCCTAGTTTTCTACCCTCTCATTAATCATCGAAACCCACCAGGGATATAAGATGCCGTTCCAAAGTATGACGATGATATAGGACTTAGTTTCTACCCTCTATTAACAGATTGAGAAGTGAATTGATACTCATGTGGTCCTCATGTGCTGTCCGCATCTCCAAGCGTTTCACGTTCATTGTTCTCGGCGAACGAGTCGAGATGGGCTTGTATCCATGCCAAATGTCGAAGTTCTTTCCATTTTGTTGTCCTGGGGTATCTTACTAAGGAAGGAAAAGCTAGGTTGATGAAAAATCAACCACCCGCCCATTATGGTTTAGTTACTACTCGTCTACAAACTATCGTTCCTCAAGGAGAGAGAAGTAACCACTAACCTAAGGATCATAGCCTTCTCTTGCAATGATTTGGGTTGCCTCTAGGTTTTTCCCATCCTGGCAAGGTGCATGCACTGGTCGCACCAAGAGAGTGAGTTCCGCTCTCGAAGACTTTCATGAGTGAGGGCAAAGGATGTTTTAGGGAGCGTGTGCATGACTACTTGCTGCTTCACCCACTCCCTCGGCATCAACTGCTTCATCTCCAGGGCCCCGGACTAGCCAGCCACCGCTGCGACGAAGGGTGCTACACCGACTCAGTAATTGTTCTTATCCCTTTTGTTAGGGATCATATTTGGTCTGTAGTACTTGCAATCAAGATAGACATTTTTTTTGTATGAGATAGCATGTCTAGATCGTCTTGTTGGCTTGTTGAATATGCCTAGGATATTCATCAGGCTCTTTTCGCTATTTTTTTTTAATTAAATCGCATAGAATTTTGCTCATATATCCAACACATCTTGCCCCTCCAATCATAACCACATGCATCTAAGCCTTACAAATATCACATAGTGTGGCCCGGTTCGAGCCAGGTAAGATCTACATTATACGTATAGTGTAGCCAGGTCGGAGCGATGCCCCAGGCCAACCTCACAGCTACAGTGCCAAACAATGCTACTGTCAATCACTGAAGAATCATGTCGCCACACCTCAGACCATGGTCCACATTTCTTGGGCCTGGCTACGCCCTACGTGTGTCATTGTTACCTGAATTATTAAAGTAGCACATCTCGATCGGATCACATCATATCCCCGTCATCCCTAAAAGGAAATATCATATCTCCATCGACTCTCCACCAATCAAAACCGTGTAATAATCCTGCAAAATATGGACCCGGCGTGCTCCACGCTCTGAATGCGACCCCACCAATGACACCGACCCCCtccctggaaaaaaatcataaaaataaGAACTCATCTATAATATATCCAACACATCTATCACATGAGTAATTtttagaagaagaaaaaaacacaTCTATCCCCTCAAATCACAACCATGCATCTAATCCTTTCAAATATCACATGACAGGTTCCACGCTCAAAATGTGGCCCCGTCATTGACATCAAACCCCCTTTCTCCTTCTGTCACTCTCTACCTTGCAATCCAGGACATAAAATATATGaagtttttatttgtttgtgggGGATAAAATATATGGAGTGAAGAATGGTAACACTATGCAGTACATATGGTAAACGGGAATGCTAAAGATGCAACATCAGATTTTTAAGCATGACAAATCGAAAGCTTTTTATGGCAAATTATGTTGTCGTGAGGATGACAATTTGCTTTAGCAAGCATGCCAATTCCTGGCGAAAAACTAAAATGACAAAGATTTGTCATGCTTGTTAAAGGAAATTATCATCCTCGCGACAATATAATTTGGTATCTCGCATGTTCGATCTGCCATGCTAAAAAAAAATCTACTGTTTGATTTGTAGCGAAATCCTATGATAAATCAGGAAAAGAGATCTCGATGGCACGTATGCATGCTATAATGAACTGAATTATTGGACTAACCGCATCAAGATCGGACCACCTCGATCCAATCCCTGTCGACACTCTCCTTCAATCCAAACATTGGCCCAAGGCGCGTGTCCCACGCTTTGAAAGCGAGCCCTAGCTACCATATGACACCAACCCCCTCCCTCTTTTGTTTTGTCAGTTAATTTACCTTTAGCTCACACTCACGCACACACCGTATTAGGATCGATCCATGGAGCTTCCCTTCTCTTCCCTTCCTATTTAACGAGCTAGCCActctacactctttgtttttcgTTATGCATGTAGCTTAGTTTGTCTAGGGACTAGATTGTCCGACGAAGCTTCAGCGGAGGCGTGCGGAGAAGGCGAGATGCCAAGGAGTCGTGTGATACGGCGATGATGGCGAGATGCCGATGGCAGCGTGAGGCTGCAGTGCTGCGCGAGGCAGCGTGGGCGTGTGATGCGGCAAGTGCGACGAAGGCTGGAGCGTGGGGCTCTACGTGCATATTGAGTTGGCCTAGTTTTCTTTGGCCGTTAAGAGGAGGTTGAGCAAGGGCCGGGCACAGGCGTGCATGTAGTAGTGATTAGGCTGCATGCATAAGTTGTTAGCCGAGTCTTGTGGCTGCTGGAATGATTCTAGCTAGGAGAAGGATAAGGCCTGTTTGTACGTGCATGTAGATAGGATTAGTTAGTGCATGGAGGACGTACGACTAGTGGCCGGGTGTGATGGCCGGCGTGCGTGCGCGAGTCTTGTATCTACTATTTAAGTGACCACTGACCAGACAAATGAGATAAGAGGTCGAGAAGGCTAGAGGTAAAATGTAGTCAGTGTGTTCACCAAGGAGAGAACCGCTTGGCAAAGCTAGCGACTGGTTTCTCCCTTGGTGCATGTGTGCGGGTGTGTGTGTTCTCGTGTGTTGTTGAGAGAAGCCATagaagagagaaagagagagttGTGTGAGACAgccaagaggaagaagaagcggcgttgcgaggaggcgaggcggcgcCAACAACGTACGGGACTGGAAGACGGTGCCCGCCAGCTGTGAGGGCTACGTCGGCCACTACATGCTCGGTAAGCACTTCCACCGTGACTCCAAGATCGTCATCGACCAGGCCCTCGCCTACGTCGACAGCCTCAAGCTCGCCGGCAACGGCAAGGAGGTGTGGGTCTTCGACATCGACGAGACCACCCTCTCCAACCTCCCCTACTACGCCAAGCACGGCTTCGGGTACGCACTACTCGATTGAATGCATACGTGCACGCCATGCTATATATGCGTACATATATACATGCAGTTGCAAATTATTACAGGTGCATCTGAGCAGGGATTTTTCGTTCACAGGAAGTAAAAATCTGACTCGACCTCGTTACTTAAAATCAACTCACTAGTTAGACAAGAAAAAACACGAATAACACTGTGGCATCGTAAGATCTCTAGCTAATGAATGAGAATGGGAAAGCAAGCGATACTAGAAGTGGATATAAAAAGGAATATACTGATCACTAGCTTTGGACTGGACACTTGGACATTATCATTGCTGGTCACCTCCAATTAATCACAGTCACAGAGAAGCCCAGCAGGACCATATATATGTCCCCAACAAAACAAGAGGGAGGAAAACATACTATACAGTTTTTAGATATAGAGATGTGATGTGATTGGCATGGGCATGGGCATGTGATGACCGGAGTAGGACCATGTCTGTTGTCCACTTGGCTACTTTATCAACAGATTTATTTTTCGGCCGTCCTTATGAACACACTTTCTAGATATGTTATGCTAATTGAGTTTAGACCAATAATACTTATTTTACAAGATGTAAGAAGTCAGAACATCTTGCCATAGTTACATATGCTACAATACTGTTCCTTAGTTAAGAAGATTCTCTTGAGCCAAAATGTAGGAGAAGTCTGCTAGATCATATCTAGCCCAAGATGAAGCTAACTGTTTAGTTCGAAACTATGATTACTTAACTAGCTGTGTATAACTTCCATACATGTTTTTTTAATGTGACGAAGGAGCTGTGCATTGCGATTTAAAGGAAATCATACCTTACCGTAAGAAATTTAAAGTGAATCTACAGTGGCCGGCTAGAAAAAAGAAACATAAAAGGTTTACAAGCGTGTCctagaaaagaaataaaaacgaACAGGTGTACATCTAACTAATCGAGGGTTTCCAATAACTTTGCTTCACCACAATCATGACAAAACTAACCTTTTGTTGTTGAAAGCCGAAACTCAGTTGCAATATATAAGGCTGCAATGGTAAacctttttttttttgagaaagcTGCAATGGTAAACCTATTTGATCAAAGGAATCAACAAAGCTGAGCTGCTGCATACAAAGCTGTGCACGATTAGGTTAAATACTACAAGTAGTAGTAGTGAGTAAGTTTGGCACTTGTTCTTGGTCCAGCAAAACAGTAGCGTGATGATGCCGGAGTACGACCTCGCTGTGTCATATTCATTGATTTTATACCCTCCATTTGGCCAACTTTATTTACCAACAGTCTCGTTCGTCCACAATACGTACTGTACTGCCCATGCATGTGCATTACGTAGAGATACAGAGCATTAGGTTTAAGTACTGCTCATCCACTTGGCCATTTGGTTTCTTCGGTATGCATAATTGCTAGCAGCTGATGTAGTTGAATCTGCCATTAATCTATCTTCATATACATGTGCCTGCAGGGCTACACCGTTCAACGCGACGAGCTTCAACGCGAATGTGCTGGAGGGGAGCGCGCCAGCGCTGCCAGAGACTAAGAGGTTGTACAACAAGCTGCGCTCGGTCGGCATCAAGCCG
This genomic window from Aegilops tauschii subsp. strangulata cultivar AL8/78 chromosome 4, Aet v6.0, whole genome shotgun sequence contains:
- the LOC109762644 gene encoding stem 28 kDa glycoprotein, with amino-acid sequence MLGKHFHRDSKIVIDQALAYVDSLKLAGNGKEVWVFDIDETTLSNLPYYAKHGFGATPFNATSFNANVLEGSAPALPETKRLYNKLRSVGIKPVFLTGRTEDQRAITVTNLRRQGISGWMNLLLKQPGFNGSAVTYKSGKRQKLQDAGYVIVGNIGDQWSDILGAPEGARTFKLPDPMYYIG